A region of the Oceanivirga salmonicida genome:
AAAGTGTTGTATAATAAAATGTTGTAAACACAGTTGGGGCAGGAGATGCCTTATTTTCATCATAAACTATTATGTGAAAGATTACTCTGCATTAGAAGCATTAAAAAGAGCTGAAATGTTTGCAGTATTAAAAATTAGAGTTAATGGAGCATCAAAATGGATTTAGTACAGAAGAAGTTATTGAAAAAGAATTGAAAAAATTAAAAATAAAGGTAAAATATAATGAGTGGATATTTACGAAAAAAGGTGAAAAAATGGATAATAATCTTATAGAAATAAAAACTGATAATATTAAAAATCTTATTTATACAATTAGAGGTAAACAAGTAATGCTTGATAGTGATTTGGCGATGCTTTATCAAGTAGAAACAAGAGTTTTAAATCAAGCTGTAAAAAGAAACATAAA
Encoded here:
- a CDS encoding ORF6N domain-containing protein, with the translated sequence MEHQNGFSTEEVIEKELKKLKIKVKYNEWIFTKKGEKMDNNLIEIKTDNIKNLIYTIRGKQVMLDSDLAMLYQVETRVLNQAVKRNIKRFPEKFMFRLTDEEYKVLISQIVISKNY